The following DNA comes from Cellulophaga sp. HaHa_2_95.
CCTTCAAGGTCTTTGGCTACCATCGTAAAATAAGAAGAATTACAGTGTTTCTTTTTTCCAGATCTGATGTTTTCAGACTCTACACGCACGCCCACTACCATAGAAGTTCTTCCGGTATAGTTTATAGAGGCTTTCAAAGTCACCAGTTCACCTACTTCAATAGGGTTAAGGAAATCTACTTTATTTACAGAAGCTGTCACGCAATAGCTTCTAGAGTGTTTAGAGGCACATGCAAAAGCAATCTGATCCATTAAGTTTAAAATATACCCTCCGTGAACTTTACCTCCAAAATTGGAGTGTGCAGGCAGCATTAACTCTGTGATAGATATTCTAGATTCTTTGGATGACTTGTATTGTTTCATAATTAATTGCGGTAACCGGGTGATTTTTCTTTTTGTACTTTAGTGATGAAATACTTAGAATCTCCCAGCCAAAAGAATGTTCTATAGCGCTCTACATAATCTAATTTTACGTATTGGCCTTGATAATCTTTTAATTGCTGAATGACTTCTTTGTCTTTATCTAAAACAGAAAATTCAAAAATTTGAGCTCCAGAGATTCCTTGGCTTATTTCTCCTTCCCATGTTTTGATAGCAACTCCTTTATAGCTTATTTTAATAAGTTCTCCAGAGCGTATTCCTTCACTGTAAGGCACAAAATATACAAAAGCATAGTAAGCTCCAAATATTGCGATTATTGCAACAATTATTAATCCAATTATTTTTTTCATTCTTATTTATTTGTTAGTTGCGTGTTAAAGCTTACCATTATTGGTATTAGACTAGTTTGTGGTTTTTTGCTCGTGTAAAGGTAAGTTACAAATTTAGATTAGATATTTCTTGGAGGTCTTCATCATCATCGGAGTCATCATTGGCTCTTTTTAATAAAGAATCGGGAATGGAC
Coding sequences within:
- a CDS encoding acyl-CoA thioesterase, whose amino-acid sequence is MKQYKSSKESRISITELMLPAHSNFGGKVHGGYILNLMDQIAFACASKHSRSYCVTASVNKVDFLNPIEVGELVTLKASINYTGRTSMVVGVRVESENIRSGKKKHCNSSYFTMVAKDLEGKSIPVPGLVVDSIEDVRRFARSIQRKSEASSRTSRFDSSNFKVKDYIAHLDGENVKLNLK
- a CDS encoding 6-phosphogluconate dehydrogenase; its protein translation is MKKIIGLIIVAIIAIFGAYYAFVYFVPYSEGIRSGELIKISYKGVAIKTWEGEISQGISGAQIFEFSVLDKDKEVIQQLKDYQGQYVKLDYVERYRTFFWLGDSKYFITKVQKEKSPGYRN